GCGCAACCGTCAGGAGCGCCATCAGGCCACCGAGGCAGCCGATCAGATCATTGCTGAGGAGGTGCCTGTTTTTGCCGCATGGATTGACGCGCTGGGGGTTTTTCCCACCATCATTGACTTGCGCCGCCGCCTGGAGGAAATTCGCGACGCCGAGGTAGCCCGGGTCACTGCCAAATGGCCGGGATTGACCGATCCGGACCGCAAGCGGGTCGAAGAGTTGGCCCGTCTGTTGGTCAACAAGATTTTGCACACCCCGACCAGCCGCCTGCGGCAACTGGGGGCGCGGCGGGACGGAGAGACCTTTGTGGACGCTGCCCGGCAGATTTTTGCCCTGGATGCCACCTTTGCCACCGAAACTTCCGCCAACGATGGTACCGATGATCTGGAGTGAGCATGGCCCTGTTTGATCAACTCATCGTCATGACGCGCCGCCACGCCGAATTGGCGGATCGTCTTGGTCAGCCTGCCACCATGGCGGATTCGGCCCTGTTTGCCCGGTGCAGCAAGGAGTTTGCCGAGCTGGATCCGGTGGTGGAGGGGTGGCGGGGATATCAACGTCTGGAGCAGGAGGTCCGGGAGACGGAAGCCATGCTGGCCGATCCCCACGCCGATCCTGACCTTCGGCAAATGGCCCGCGAGGAAGCGGATCTTCTCAAACATCGCCTTGAGGCCCATTTGGCCCAACTGCGCATCATGCTCATTCCGTCCGATCCCAACGACGACAAAAACGTCATCCTGGAGATTCGCGCCGGCACGGGCGGGGAGGAGGCGGCTTTGTTTGCCGCTGACCTGTTCCGCATGTATGCCCGTTTTGCCGAATCCCGTTCCTGGCGGGTGGAAATTCTTGCCAACAATCCCACCGCCCTGGGTGGCGTGCGCGAGGTGATCGCCATGATTTCCGGCCATGGCGCCTATTCGACTTTCAAGTTTGAATCCGGGGTGCATCGGGTGCAGCGGGTTCCCACCACCGAAGCGGGTGGCCGCATCCACACATCCGCCTGCACCGTGGCCATTCTGCCCGAGGCCAGCGCTGTGGATGTGGTGGTGGATGAAAAGGATTTGCGCATCGATGTGTATCGCTCATCGGGTCCAGGGGGGCAGAGTGTCAACACCACCGATTCGGCGGTGCGCATCACCCACCTTCCCACGGGTTTGGTGGTCACCTGCCAGGACGAAAAGTCCCAGCACAAAAACAAGGTGAAGGCCATGAAGGTTCTCACCGCCCGTCTTTACGACCGGGAACAACAGGCTGCCAATGACGAACGGTCCCAACAACGCCGTACCCAGGTTGGTTCGGGAGATCGTTCGGAGCGTATCCGGACTTACAATTTTCCGCAAAACCGCCTGACCGATCATCGTATCAATTTGACTCTGCACAAACTTGACGCCGTTCTGTCCGGTGATTTGGCTGAGGTGGTGGATGCCTTGGCAACGCACCACCAGGCTGAGTTGTTGAGCCGTCTGGGGGAGGAGGCATGAACAAAAACGTGCGTCCCATGCCCATCACCATCATCTGTTTTTTCGGCTTTCTGAGCGTGCTTGCCACGATGGTCATCATTGCGTCTGGATGGCATCGGGGTGGTGGTGGTTGGTATCCGTATTTCATGGGTCTGTCCGCCGGCGTCGGGTTGATCAGCTTTGTGGGCCTGTGGAGGATGCAAAGATGGGCCGTATACACCTATGCCGGCCTGGTTGTGACCAATCAGATTGTTTTGTTGTCCATGGGAGTCTGGGGGGTTGCATCCCTGATTCCGCTTGTGGTTCTCGGGGTGGCCTTTGCCTATCGGGGAAAAATGGCCGGAGGCTGATCGGACATTTTTGGCAAGGGCGCTGAAAGGGACATCTTTCTCCTTGAAAGAGCGAAAAATTTGATCTGATGGGCTCCATGAATGACAAAAACACGTAAAGACAATGCGGTCGTGTTGGGTCTGATGTCTCCCCTGACCGGTCTGGCGGGCATGTACGGCGCCGAGATCACGATGGCCGCGCAGGTGGCTGCCATGGAGGTGAACGAAAACGGGGGTGTGTTGGGCAGACCGTTGCGCCTGGTGATCGAAGATGATGGCTCTTTGCCCCAGAGCGCGATCAAGGCTGCCGAGCGACTGATCGAACATCATGGCTGCACAGCCATGATCGGCACTCTTTTGTCCAATTCACGCATTGCGGTGGCCTACCGGGTGGCCGAACCCAGAAGGGTGCCCTTGCTGAATTATTCATTCTATGAGGGAAGCATCCTCAGCCGTTATTTTTTTCATTTTGCAGCGCTGCCCAACCAGCAGATTGGAAAAATGATACCGTACATGAGGGAAAAATACGGTCCGAGGATGTTTTTTGCGGGCAACAACTATGAGTGGCCACGAGGTTCGATCGATGCGGCCAAAGAGGCCTTGCTGTTGGCCGGGGGTGAAGTGGCAGGCGAGGAGTATCTGCCCATCGGCGTGACGTTGGAGAAGATTGACGCGCTGTTGCAGCAGGTGGCCGAATCGGAAGCCAATGTGTTGGTTCCCTATTTTGCCGGAGCCGATCAACTCATGCTGCTGACCCGGTTTTCGGCGCTTGGTCTCAAGAAACGAATGGCCGTGGTCATGGGACATTTCGATGAGATCATGGCCAGCCATTTGCCTGCGGAAGTGCGTGAGGGGTGTTACTCAAGCAATACTTATTTCATGTCTGTTGCCACTGAAGAAAACAAGCTCTTTCTCGATCGGTTGGCCGCCATGCCGGGAATCACCGGATTATGGCCCCAGGGAAACGGCATTCTCACCAATTTTGGCGAAGGTGCATACTTGTGCGCCAAGGCTTTTGCCCAGGCAGCCAACCATGCCGGCACACTGGAGACCGAGGCTCTGATCGATTCCCTGGAGAGGCTGTCTGTCACCGGTCCCCAGGGGAGCATCCTCATGGACCCGATGACGCATCACGCCAAAGTCAACACCTTTCTGTCGCGTTGTCATGCCGACGGCTCATTTGAAATCATCACGAAGTTTGGTCCCGTTGATCCGGTCATGCCCGAACGCTACAACCATTTACGGATCGATGCGCGGGCTGCACGGGAAGAGGATATCCGCCTTCAATCGCGCATGCTGGAATACATGGTCGAAGGCGTATGTCTTGTGCGCACGCAGGATGGCGTCATAACCTATGCCAATCGGGGATTTGAAAAAATCTTCGGTCATGAGCGGGGAGAGATCATCGGTCAGCCCATTGCGGCGACCTGCGCGGGTACAAGCCAGGCCGTTGATGCGATCGTCCGGCAAATCGAGGCGCATCTGCATCGCAAAGGAGTCTGGGAGGGGGAAGTTCGGAACATCAGAAAGGATGGAACCCCTTTTTGGGGGCATGTCTCCATCACCACTTTGGCGCACGCCGAATTTGGTGAAGTGTGGATGGCCATTTTTCAGGATATCACTGGCCGCAAGCAGGTCGAAGAGGAGTTGTGCCACTATCGGGACAACCTGGAAAAGATCGTTCGGGTCAGGACCGAAGAGTTGGAGCAGGCACGGGATGCAGCCGAGTCGGGCGCTCGCGCCAAGGAGACTTTCCTGGTCAACATGAGCCATGAAATCCGCACACCCATGAATGGGGTGTTGGGCATGGCCGAGTTGATTCTGAAAACCCCCCTCACGGAACGGCAGCGCCATTATGTCCAAACCATCCAGCATTCCGGATGCACCCTGCTGAGGATCATCAATGATATTCTTGATTTTGCAAAAATTCAGGATGGTCGGTTGTTTCTGGAGGTGCTGCGTTTCGACCTGGACGAGGTGCTCGGAGATGTGTGTGACATCTTTTTGCAAGAGGCGCAGCGAAAAGGCATCGAGTTCCACTTCGATTGGTTCCATGAGGGAAAGAATCATTTGTTGGGAGACCCTTATCGACTCAGTCAGATTCTGTTCAATCTGTTGGGCAATGCGATCAAGTTTACCGATCAGGGGTCGGTTGGTTTGACGATGAATATCGTCGAGGATCGCGATGCGGATATCGTGCTGCGTTTTTGCGTGACGGATACGGGAATCGGCATCTCTGCCGATTATCAAAGCCGGATGTTTCAGAACTTTTCCCAGGAAGATCCTTCGGTGGCCCGCCGGTTTGGGGGGAGCGGGCTTGGCCTCGCCATCACCCGGCAGTTGGTGTCGCTCTTCCATGGAGATTTGTGGTTGGAGAGTGAACCCGGTCGCGGATCGAAGTTCTGGTTTACAGCTCGATTTGGCAAGCAACAACAGGGGGATATCCGGGAAATTGCGAATTGGAACCGGAACCGGAATCAGCTGGCTCTCTTACCGGAAAACAGTCATTTCACGGGGCGGGTTCTGCTGGTGGAGGATCATCTTGTCAATCAGGAAGTGGCGATGACGATGTTGGAGCAGTTTGGATGTTTCGTCACCATCGCGGTCGATGGTCAGCAGGCGCTGACTTTGGTGCGCGAGACGGTTCCGACTTTCGACATCATTTTCATGGATTGCGAAATGCCGATTCTGGATGGTTTCGAGACAACCAGACGCCTGCGTCAATGGGAAAGACAGACAGGGAGGTTGCCGATTCCCATCATCGCCCTGACCGCCCATGTCTTGCAGAAGAGCCGACGCCAATGCGAGGCAGCCGGTATGAACGACTTTCTGCACAAGCCACTGAGTCAGGCGGACCTGGGAGCTGTATTGCATCGCTGGTTGCCCCACGATATCGTGAACGATGTGGGAGCCGGAGATGTGGTTTCCGGTCCACCGGTCGCCACTCCTCATGGCGTGACGCAACCGGAAGGCGTTGAAGGGAAGAAGGAAGAGTCGGCAGACGAGGTTCTGGATCCGGTTATCGTGGGACGCATTCTGGATCTGTCCCGGAAGGGCGCCGCCGGATTGCTGGGCAAAATGGTGGAACACTATTTGGCGCGCACCCCGGAGTTGCTGGATACTCTGAAGCAGGCCATCGAGCGGGAGGATGCCGAGGGGGTGCGCGTTGCGGCGCATACCCTGAGATCCTCCAGTCTTACCATGGGGGCTGTCCGTCTGGCCGAATGGGGACGGATCATGGAGTCCGGGCATGCGGACTTTTCATTGGTACGCCAGCATTTTCAACGAAGTGAGACCCTGTTTGCCGAGGTCGGGCAGGCATTGACGGCATTGTGTTCCGCATCTTCGCCGGGAGGTTTTCCTCATGCAACAGACCGATGAGCTGCCACATCCTCTGGTATTGATCGTGGATGACGAATTTCTGCAACGTCTTCCCATGCGAGAAGCGCTGGAACAGGGGGGCTTTCGCGTGGTTGAAGCCGAGGATGGGTTGCAGGCCTGGCAGATGTTGCGGCAGGAGCTGCCCGACGTGGTGATTACCGATGTGGTCATGCCCGGGATGGATGGGTTCGTACTGTGCGAGACCATCCGCCGGCAGAAAAAATTGCGGCACCTGCCCATTGTGTTGGCCACCTCTCTGGATGATCTGATTTCCATCGAGCATGCCTATCAAACGGGAGCCACGGATTTTATCACCAAGCCGATCAACTTCGGGTTGTTGGGGCATCGGATGCGATACATTCTGCGGGCTGCGCGTACCGCCCAGTCCCTGGCGGAACGAGAGCTGGAACTGCTGCGCACCAGGCAGGAGATCATTCGGCGGCTGGGGCAGGCGGCGGAATACCGGGATAACGAAACCGGAAAACACATCCAGCGCATGAGCCACTATTCCTCCCTGATCGGACGGGCATCCGGTCTGGACGCGCACGACCAGGAGTTGTTGATGCAGGCCTCCCCCATGCATGATGTCGGCAAGATCGGCATTCCGGACAGCATTCTGCTCAAACCGGGAAAATTGACCGATGAGGAGTTCACGGTCATGAAGACCCATACCCTGCTTGGCGGGCAATTGTTGGATGCAGAACCTTCATTGCTGATGCGTACCGCGCACACCATCGCCCTGTCGCATCATGAACGATGGGATGGAAGCGGATACCCGAACGGTCTGAAAAGAGAAGAAATTCCTCTGATGGGTCGTATTTGCAGCCTGGCAGATGTCTTTGATGCGTTGACCTCCAAACGTCCCTATAAACAACCCTGGAGCGTCGGAAGAGCCGTCGAGGAAATCAAGAGATGTTCGGGCGCCGCATTTGATCCAAACCTGGTGCGGATCTTTTGTGAAATTTTGCCAGAGATATTGAAAATAAAGGATAATTTTCCTGAACCGGATGAAGTCGAACCGGTCAATCTATTTTCGGAAAGATTTCCTGGAGCAGGCGATGATACACCCGGGTCAGTCGCTCCAGGTCGGCGATGGGGCACTGTTCGTTGATTTTGTGCATGGTGGTTCCGACCAGGCCGAATTCGACGGTCTGAGGGCAGACCCGGGCAATGAAGCGCGCATCGGAGGTGCCGCCACCGGTGGAGAGTTGTGGATCCGATCCTGTGGCAGCCTGCACTGCCCGGCGCAAGGCGGCGAGAAAAGAACCTCCAGAGGTTTGGAAAGGGAGCCCGGTCACGGCGAGGTCAAGGGTATAGGTCAGACGGGCATCCTCGGCTGCCACAGCGGTATCGAGGATCTGCCGCAGGGTGCGTTCCAGGGTGCCCGGGGTTTGCTCGGTGTTGAAACGAATGTTGAAGGCCGCCATCAGGCCATCCGGAATGACGTTGGTGGCCGGACCACCGGCCTGGATGGAGGTCAGTTGCAGGCTGGTCGGGGAAAAATCGGCGTTGCCGGTATCGAACACATGGTGGACCAGGGGGGCCAGGAGGGTCACAGCGGCATGGATGGGGTTGATGGCCAGATGGGGATAGGCCACATGGCCCTGAATGCCTTGCACCCGCAGGCGACCGTTCAGGGAACCACGGCGGCCATTTTTGATGCCATCACCCAGGGTGGCTGTGCTGGTGGGTTCACCCACCAGGCAATAGTCCAGTTTTTCACCACGGGCGCCGAGCCACTCCAGGATGCGGACCGTGCCATCCACGGCATCTCCCTCTTCGTCACCCGTGACCAGGAAGGAGAGCGAGTTGTCGCGGGCAAAGTCGGGACGTTCGGCAAGGAACCGTGCCGTGGCGGTCACCATGGCTGCCAGGGCCCCTTTCATGTCGCAGATTCCCCGGGCGATGAGCTGGCCATCCAGGATCGTGCCGGCAAAGGGGGGGGCCTGCCAACGCTCCTGATCCCCGGGGGTGACGACATCCGTGTGGCCGGCGAAGCAAAAATTTTGTCCGGTGTGGCCCAGTCGGGCGTAAAAATTTTCCACCTGGCCGAATCGGCAGCGATGGATGGCAAATCCCATGGCTTCGAGATGACGCAGCAAAATCTCCTGGCACCCGTGATCGCTGGGCGTGACGGAAGGGGATTGTACCAGGTCAATGGCCAGGGCAACGGGATCGGGAAGCATGGCAGCAACCTGTGGCAGGCGGTACATCTATTGTCTGAGAGAGTCCTGATTTTCCAGGAACCATTGGTAGGTTTGGCGCAACCCTTCAGCCAGGGAAATTTGGGCCTGCCACCCCAGCGCGGTCAGTTTGGCGACATCCAGGCGTCGGCGGGGCGTCCCATCGGGTTGGCTCAAGTCGAAGCGCAGTTCGCCTTCGTAGCCAATGGCTTGTTTGACCAGCATGGCCGCTTCGGCGATGGTTACATCCTGGCCGCTGCCGATGTTGAGGAAGCAGCATTCTGGTCTGGTGACCTGGGCGAAGGGTTCGTCCGGGATCTGCATGACGAAGACTGTAGCAGCCGCCATGTCGTCCACATGGAGAAATTCCCGGCTGGGGCGACCGCTTCCCCAGATCTCCACACTGGGTCTCCCCTCCAGTTTGGCCTGATGGCACTTGCGCAGCAACGCCGGCAGGACGTGGCTGTTTTGGGGGTGAAAATTGTCGAAAGGTCCGTACAGATTGGTCGGCATGACCGACCGGTAACGGGTACCATACTGACGGTTGTAGGATTCACACAGCTTGATACCGGATATTTTGGCCAGGGCATAAGGTTCGTTGGTCGGCTCCAGGATACCCGTGAGCAGATCTTCCTCCCGGATGGGGACATGGGCAAATTTGGGGTAGATGCAGGCACTGCCCAGAAAGATCAGGCGCTGCACCCCGGCGCGCCAGGCCTCATGGATGACATTGGCCTCGATCATTAAATTTTGATATATGAATTCAGCAGGATAGGTGTTGTTGGCGTGGATGCCGCCCACTTTTCCGGCGCAGAGTATGACATGGTCGATTTTTTCATGCCGGAAAAAGGCGCGCACGGCATGTTGGTCCACAAGATCCAACTCGGCGTGTGATCGTGTGACGAGGTTGTCGAATCCTTGTGCCCGCAGGCAGCGAACGATTGCCGTACCCGTCATTCCCGCGTGGCCTGATACGTAAATCCGGGAGTTTTTGTCGATGGGTGTCATACCGGCTCCGGGGTAGTTTTTGGCGTATGGGTGCGTGGGGAGAGTGGGAACTTGTGTTGCAAGGTGTTTTGGAGCAGTCTGTTCTGCATGGTTTCACCTTGCGTGCCACTCCTGGAACGTACCTCATTTGGGTACAACCTGCAACGAATCGGTCCAGGGGGGGGGAAGCCCTGACAGAGCCGTAACTGTTCGGCACCCGGCAACGAATCGGGGTCCAGGGGGCTGGCTCCCTGGCGGGTCAAGGGCAGAGCCCTTGCGGGGTCCGGGGCAGCGCCCCGTTTTGTTTTTGTACGCCCCCCTTCTCCCAGGCCTTTTTTGCGCTGTTTGCAAAAAAGGCCCAAGGGGCGGGCCTTGGTCCGCCATCTGGCGCGTCTTTTTGCGCCAGATGGCGGACACATTGCAGGTTTGTAAAACCAGGGGTTAACAGCATGCGATTGTCCATGCGATTGCCCATGCGATTGCCCTGGACATGCGTGCCTCGGGAAAATGGTGCCAAACGGTTCCAGCTGGGTTAGTATGCCGGCAGGCCGCATGCTGGCAGGTTAGTTGCCGTGGCGCACGGAAGGAGTGATCTGGGTCATGACCCCTGAAGTCGTGCAAAATCTTGTTATTGAAGCGATCAGGATTGCCTTGCTGATCTCCGCGCCCATGCTGCTGACGGCGCTGGTGGTGGGTATCGTCATCTCCCTGTTTCAGGCGGTGACCCAGATTCAGGAGATGACTCTGACCTTCATTCCCAAAATTTTGGCCACTTTTTTCGCCTTGATCCTGACCTTGCCCTGGATGATGATGAAATTGACCGACTATTTTCGCAGTTTGTTGGAATCCGTTCCCCAATTGATTGGTTAGAGACCGGACTGGCGACCATTCAGCACCCGTAACTGTTCAGAACCTTTTCAAAAAAGGCTTGGGCATGAAAGCCTTTGTCAGGTTTTTTTTTCAAAAAAGGCCTGGGTATGAAAGCCTTTGTCAGGGCTTTGCCCCGAACCCCACCACGACTCTGTTCTGGACCTGCCAGGGAGCCGGTCCCCTGGACCCCGATGCGTGGTTGGGTGATGAATAGTCACTCGGACTGAAGCAAGGAGTTCCGCATGGATCCTGCCGCGCTCATGGATTTCCTGGGGCTCTCCACGGGTGAAGTGGACCGGATGCTTCTGGTCATGACCCGTATCAGTGGTTTGTTTTTGGCGGCCCCTTTTTTTTCACGTTCTGCGGGGCCGGTTCGCATCCGGGTGGTGTTGATTCTGGCTTTGACCATCGTGATTTTTCCTTTGGTACCGCCCTGGTCTGGTGAGGGCAAGGGTGATGCGGGAGCCATGGTTCTGGCCGGTGCTGGCGAAATGTTAATCGGCGCCATGATTGGCCTGATCACTCAGTGGGTTTTGATTGCGGCGCAACTGGCCGGCAACCTGATTGGTTTCGAGATGGGACTCTCCATGGCGCAGATCATGGACCCCACGTCGGGCATGCAGGAGAACGTTGTTTCCAACCTTCTCTATTTTGTGGGGCTGATGTTGTTTTTGATGGTGGATGGTCACCATATGCTTTTGGAGGGGATCATTCGTTCCTTCAAGGTGGTGCCGCCGGGGTCGGGCATGCCGGATGGGCAGGTTTTTCTTCAGACAGGTCTGGCCGGTGTGGTGCGGTTGTTTCGTTTGGGGTTCATGATTGCCGCTCCGATGCTTGTTGCCTCCAAGTTGCTCTACATTGGTATGGGTCTGATCAATCGTGCATCGCCCCAGATGCAGGTTTTTTTCATGGCCATGCCCCTGGCTCAACTGCTTGGATTTTTAATCCTCGGGTTATCCATGGCCATTTACTCCGACATCATGGCCAAGGAAATTCGGGCCTTTATTTCTCTGGCTTTCAGGTTTGTGGGCATGTAGGCCCCGCACACAACCACCGGCGCGTGACACGGGAAGAGGGAGTTTCCAAGCATGGCAGGTGACGCCGACAACGACGCAAAAACCGAAGCCCCGACCTCCAAACGTCTTCAGGAGGCCAGGGACAAGGGGCAGACTGCCAATTCCCGGGAGGTGCCGACCGCCCTGATTCTCCTTTCCGCCCTGACGCTTTTCATTTTTCAGGGGCCGGGTTTGTGGGAGGCGTTGCGGGGAAAGATGGCCTTTTTTTTGAGTGGTCAGATCCACGATGACCTGACCGAGGCCGGCGTCATCGCCTTGTTGCGGGATGTCCTGACTCTGGTGTTGGGGGACATGGGGCCTTTTTTTGCCGTATTCATTGTGGCGGGTATTGCCGCTTCGATTATTCAACATGGTTGGATGTTCACTCTTCAACCATTGGCGCCCAATTTTTCCAAGGTCAATCCATTCAGTGGACTGAAACGTCTCTTCTCGATGCAATCCGTGGTCGAACTTTTCAAGTCCATCATGAAGATGAGCCTGGTGTCGATCGCCGTTTACCTGGGCATCAAGGACAGCAGCCTACAAGTTCTCACGCTTACCAACAGCGATGTGCCGACGGTTTTGGCCGTGTTGATGAACGACTCTCTGGCCATCCTCTGGCGGGTGACATTGGCTTTTCTGATTCTGGCGTTTATTGACTTTTCATATCAAAAGTTCAATTATATTAAAGGATTAAGGATGACCAAGCAGGAGATCAAGGACGAACTGCGCCAGACGGAAGGTGATCCCATGCTCAAGGGTCGCATCCGGCAGGTGCAACGGGAGATGGCGCAGCGCCGCATGATGCAGGAGGTTCCCAAGGCGGACGTCGTCATCACCAACCCGACCCATTATGCGGTGGCCTTGCGTTACACGCCTGGCGAAATGTTGGCCCCCAAGGTGGTGGCCAAGGGGGTGGATGCCGTTGCCAGTCGCATTCGGACCATAGCCGGAGAGAACAAGGTTCCTTTGGTGGAGAACCCCCCGTTGGCGCGGACCCTTTTCAAGGATGTGGATCTGGATCAGACCATTCCGCCGGATTTGTTCAAGGCGGTGGCGCAGGTGCTGGCCTATGTGTTCAGCCTGCGAGGGAAACGGAACAGGGTGGGTTGATGGACGCCACCCACGTTTATGATTTGGCTTTGCGCTGTTTGGCGCAGCGCCCCCATGGCATTCAGGAGTTGACCCGCAAGTTGCATCGCAAGGGTGCTCCTCGGGAGTTGGTGGCGCAGGCCATTGCGCGGTGTTTGGAGCAAGGCTATCTGAATGATGCCGCCTTTGCCGAGGCGTTGACCCGTGACCGCATGCGGAATCGGCAATGTGGGCCGTTGCGGGTGCGTGCCGACCTGCGCGCCCGTGGGGTTGCGGAGGCCGATGCCGCCACCGCTCTGGAAAACTTTCTTGTAG
Above is a genomic segment from Magnetococcales bacterium containing:
- the prfA gene encoding peptide chain release factor 1, which encodes MALFDQLIVMTRRHAELADRLGQPATMADSALFARCSKEFAELDPVVEGWRGYQRLEQEVRETEAMLADPHADPDLRQMAREEADLLKHRLEAHLAQLRIMLIPSDPNDDKNVILEIRAGTGGEEAALFAADLFRMYARFAESRSWRVEILANNPTALGGVREVIAMISGHGAYSTFKFESGVHRVQRVPTTEAGGRIHTSACTVAILPEASAVDVVVDEKDLRIDVYRSSGPGGQSVNTTDSAVRITHLPTGLVVTCQDEKSQHKNKVKAMKVLTARLYDREQQAANDERSQQRRTQVGSGDRSERIRTYNFPQNRLTDHRINLTLHKLDAVLSGDLAEVVDALATHHQAELLSRLGEEA
- a CDS encoding transporter substrate-binding protein, giving the protein MTKTRKDNAVVLGLMSPLTGLAGMYGAEITMAAQVAAMEVNENGGVLGRPLRLVIEDDGSLPQSAIKAAERLIEHHGCTAMIGTLLSNSRIAVAYRVAEPRRVPLLNYSFYEGSILSRYFFHFAALPNQQIGKMIPYMREKYGPRMFFAGNNYEWPRGSIDAAKEALLLAGGEVAGEEYLPIGVTLEKIDALLQQVAESEANVLVPYFAGADQLMLLTRFSALGLKKRMAVVMGHFDEIMASHLPAEVREGCYSSNTYFMSVATEENKLFLDRLAAMPGITGLWPQGNGILTNFGEGAYLCAKAFAQAANHAGTLETEALIDSLERLSVTGPQGSILMDPMTHHAKVNTFLSRCHADGSFEIITKFGPVDPVMPERYNHLRIDARAAREEDIRLQSRMLEYMVEGVCLVRTQDGVITYANRGFEKIFGHERGEIIGQPIAATCAGTSQAVDAIVRQIEAHLHRKGVWEGEVRNIRKDGTPFWGHVSITTLAHAEFGEVWMAIFQDITGRKQVEEELCHYRDNLEKIVRVRTEELEQARDAAESGARAKETFLVNMSHEIRTPMNGVLGMAELILKTPLTERQRHYVQTIQHSGCTLLRIINDILDFAKIQDGRLFLEVLRFDLDEVLGDVCDIFLQEAQRKGIEFHFDWFHEGKNHLLGDPYRLSQILFNLLGNAIKFTDQGSVGLTMNIVEDRDADIVLRFCVTDTGIGISADYQSRMFQNFSQEDPSVARRFGGSGLGLAITRQLVSLFHGDLWLESEPGRGSKFWFTARFGKQQQGDIREIANWNRNRNQLALLPENSHFTGRVLLVEDHLVNQEVAMTMLEQFGCFVTIAVDGQQALTLVRETVPTFDIIFMDCEMPILDGFETTRRLRQWERQTGRLPIPIIALTAHVLQKSRRQCEAAGMNDFLHKPLSQADLGAVLHRWLPHDIVNDVGAGDVVSGPPVATPHGVTQPEGVEGKKEESADEVLDPVIVGRILDLSRKGAAGLLGKMVEHYLARTPELLDTLKQAIEREDAEGVRVAAHTLRSSSLTMGAVRLAEWGRIMESGHADFSLVRQHFQRSETLFAEVGQALTALCSASSPGGFPHATDR
- a CDS encoding response regulator, which translates into the protein MQQTDELPHPLVLIVDDEFLQRLPMREALEQGGFRVVEAEDGLQAWQMLRQELPDVVITDVVMPGMDGFVLCETIRRQKKLRHLPIVLATSLDDLISIEHAYQTGATDFITKPINFGLLGHRMRYILRAARTAQSLAERELELLRTRQEIIRRLGQAAEYRDNETGKHIQRMSHYSSLIGRASGLDAHDQELLMQASPMHDVGKIGIPDSILLKPGKLTDEEFTVMKTHTLLGGQLLDAEPSLLMRTAHTIALSHHERWDGSGYPNGLKREEIPLMGRICSLADVFDALTSKRPYKQPWSVGRAVEEIKRCSGAAFDPNLVRIFCEILPEILKIKDNFPEPDEVEPVNLFSERFPGAGDDTPGSVAPGRRWGTVR
- the dapE gene encoding succinyl-diaminopimelate desuccinylase, with the protein product MLPDPVALAIDLVQSPSVTPSDHGCQEILLRHLEAMGFAIHRCRFGQVENFYARLGHTGQNFCFAGHTDVVTPGDQERWQAPPFAGTILDGQLIARGICDMKGALAAMVTATARFLAERPDFARDNSLSFLVTGDEEGDAVDGTVRILEWLGARGEKLDYCLVGEPTSTATLGDGIKNGRRGSLNGRLRVQGIQGHVAYPHLAINPIHAAVTLLAPLVHHVFDTGNADFSPTSLQLTSIQAGGPATNVIPDGLMAAFNIRFNTEQTPGTLERTLRQILDTAVAAEDARLTYTLDLAVTGLPFQTSGGSFLAALRRAVQAATGSDPQLSTGGGTSDARFIARVCPQTVEFGLVGTTMHKINEQCPIADLERLTRVYHRLLQEIFPKID
- a CDS encoding GDP-L-fucose synthase, with the translated sequence MTPIDKNSRIYVSGHAGMTGTAIVRCLRAQGFDNLVTRSHAELDLVDQHAVRAFFRHEKIDHVILCAGKVGGIHANNTYPAEFIYQNLMIEANVIHEAWRAGVQRLIFLGSACIYPKFAHVPIREEDLLTGILEPTNEPYALAKISGIKLCESYNRQYGTRYRSVMPTNLYGPFDNFHPQNSHVLPALLRKCHQAKLEGRPSVEIWGSGRPSREFLHVDDMAAATVFVMQIPDEPFAQVTRPECCFLNIGSGQDVTIAEAAMLVKQAIGYEGELRFDLSQPDGTPRRRLDVAKLTALGWQAQISLAEGLRQTYQWFLENQDSLRQ
- the fliQ gene encoding flagellar biosynthesis protein FliQ; this translates as MTPEVVQNLVIEAIRIALLISAPMLLTALVVGIVISLFQAVTQIQEMTLTFIPKILATFFALILTLPWMMMKLTDYFRSLLESVPQLIG
- the fliR gene encoding flagellar biosynthetic protein FliR yields the protein MDPAALMDFLGLSTGEVDRMLLVMTRISGLFLAAPFFSRSAGPVRIRVVLILALTIVIFPLVPPWSGEGKGDAGAMVLAGAGEMLIGAMIGLITQWVLIAAQLAGNLIGFEMGLSMAQIMDPTSGMQENVVSNLLYFVGLMLFLMVDGHHMLLEGIIRSFKVVPPGSGMPDGQVFLQTGLAGVVRLFRLGFMIAAPMLVASKLLYIGMGLINRASPQMQVFFMAMPLAQLLGFLILGLSMAIYSDIMAKEIRAFISLAFRFVGM
- the flhB gene encoding flagellar biosynthesis protein FlhB, producing the protein MAGDADNDAKTEAPTSKRLQEARDKGQTANSREVPTALILLSALTLFIFQGPGLWEALRGKMAFFLSGQIHDDLTEAGVIALLRDVLTLVLGDMGPFFAVFIVAGIAASIIQHGWMFTLQPLAPNFSKVNPFSGLKRLFSMQSVVELFKSIMKMSLVSIAVYLGIKDSSLQVLTLTNSDVPTVLAVLMNDSLAILWRVTLAFLILAFIDFSYQKFNYIKGLRMTKQEIKDELRQTEGDPMLKGRIRQVQREMAQRRMMQEVPKADVVITNPTHYAVALRYTPGEMLAPKVVAKGVDAVASRIRTIAGENKVPLVENPPLARTLFKDVDLDQTIPPDLFKAVAQVLAYVFSLRGKRNRVG
- a CDS encoding regulatory protein RecX, which encodes MDATHVYDLALRCLAQRPHGIQELTRKLHRKGAPRELVAQAIARCLEQGYLNDAAFAEALTRDRMRNRQCGPLRVRADLRARGVAEADAATALENFLVATDLVTLARAARDKRFGSVPPSDRVSLKKQYDFLVRRGFDADTIWQLLG